The following coding sequences lie in one Lolium perenne isolate Kyuss_39 chromosome 2, Kyuss_2.0, whole genome shotgun sequence genomic window:
- the LOC127330882 gene encoding probable glutathione S-transferase GSTU6 — translation MAGGGGADLKLQGPWASPHVLRVRLALGLKGMSYQYVEEQDLKKNRSELLLQSTRPVLVHGGEPVRGTSLNMVQYVDEAFAGVGPSLLPDDPSERAAGRYLADFIDDTLIKAMHEASWGKTVGERAEGKKQVGGAVQTLEAALSECSNPFFGGNTAGYVDVVLGSLLAWVHATDAMQDVKTFDPATVPLLAEWTKHFGALTVVHEVMPEETELANFLPKAFPARGRSGQWFNHVVSALLFVFVFLPLVRKWWCTISPGWVEPAAEEIPRVISLALSMAFAGWFLERCRIVFATLMKILTS, via the exons ATGGCCGGAGGGGGAGGAGCCGACCTGAAGCTGCAGGGGCCGTGGGCGAGCCCCCACGTCCTGCGCGTGCGACTCGCGCTCGGCCTCAAGGGCATGAGCTACCAGTATGTGGaggagcaagacctgaaaaagaaCAGGAGCGAGCTGCTTCTCCAGAGCACGCGGCCGGTGCTGGTCCACGGCGGCGAGCCTGTCCGCGGGACGTCGCTGAATATGGTACAGTACGTCGACGAGGCCTTCGCCGGCGTCGGCCCTTCCCTCCTCCCCGACGACCCCTCTGAGCGTGCTGCGGGTCGCTACTTGGCAGACTTTATCGATGACACG CTCATCAAGGCGATGCACGAGGCGTCATGGGGCAAGACGGTCGGGGAGCGAGCAGAGGGGAAGAAGCAGGTGGGCGGCGCGGTGCAGACCCTAGAGGCAGCTCTGAGCGAGTGCTCGAACCCCTTTTTCGGCGGCAACACGGCCGGATATGTGGACGTCGTGCTCGGCAGCCTCCTCGCCTGGGTGCACGCCACTGATGCGATGCAAGATGTCAAGACCTTCGACCCCGCCACCGTGCCGCTCCTGGCCGAGTGGACGAAGCACTTCGGTGCGCTCACAGTGGTCCATGAGGTCATGCCGGAGGAGACCGAGCTGGCCAATTTTCTTCCCAAAGCCTTTCCTGCTCGCGGCCGCTCTGGTCAATGGTTCAATCATGTCGTTTCTGCGTTGCTATTTGTATTCGTATTTTTGCCGCTTGTTCGCAAATGGTGGTGTACTATTTCGCCTGGTTGGGTCGAGCCGGCGGCGGAGGAGATCCCCAGGGTCATATCCCTCGCGCTTTCCATGGCATTCGCAGGCTGGTTCCTGGAGCGTTGCCGCATTGTCTTTGCTACGCTCATGAAGATCTTGACTTCGTGA